One genomic window of Bradyrhizobium sp. B124 includes the following:
- a CDS encoding VOC family protein, which yields MKILNILARRYLPLEGLDEAVAFHEALIGQPARLRFDYPEYDLRLAQVASILFIAGTERSLKPFTATHLTFLVDDIDAFAARLPGVGAKILEAPKPVPTGRNMLVLHPDQTRVEYVEHRDKHPADVLP from the coding sequence ATGAAGATACTCAATATCCTGGCGAGACGTTACCTGCCGCTCGAGGGCCTGGACGAGGCCGTGGCCTTCCACGAAGCCCTGATCGGCCAGCCGGCGCGGCTTCGCTTCGACTATCCCGAATATGATCTCAGGCTGGCGCAGGTCGCCTCGATTCTGTTCATTGCAGGGACGGAACGGAGCCTGAAGCCGTTCACGGCGACGCATCTGACGTTTCTGGTCGATGACATCGACGCATTCGCCGCGCGTCTCCCCGGCGTCGGCGCCAAGATACTCGAGGCCCCCAAGCCGGTCCCGACCGGCCGCAACATGCTGGTGCTGCATCCGGACCAGACCCGCGTCGAATATGTCGAGCATCGCGACAAGCATCCCGCCGATGTATTGCCTTGA
- a CDS encoding PepSY domain-containing protein, giving the protein MSKKRLLAIIVLSATFAATGTRADVTHTPLDTTNRGVAAQGDADEAAIRRLLAQFRTIKIPLSQAVAIAEHLHDGSRTTDVSFEISGPAIYRVRTVGNERLWENVIDANTGRVTEKEISSSLKELDREDLGKIIALKSVEQELSDAVRIAEKAAAGSALAGGLVKQDGKLNFVVVVASGDRLKEVMLEPPRVGKEKSARQ; this is encoded by the coding sequence ATGTCGAAGAAGCGATTGTTAGCGATTATCGTTTTGTCCGCCACGTTTGCTGCTACGGGCACGAGAGCCGACGTCACCCACACACCTTTGGACACAACAAATAGAGGCGTAGCCGCGCAAGGCGATGCCGATGAGGCAGCGATACGTCGCCTGCTCGCGCAATTTCGCACGATAAAAATACCACTCAGTCAGGCGGTAGCGATCGCCGAGCATTTACATGACGGTTCAAGGACCACAGATGTCAGTTTTGAGATTTCCGGTCCGGCCATTTATCGCGTGCGGACGGTAGGCAATGAACGACTTTGGGAAAATGTCATAGATGCGAACACCGGACGCGTGACCGAAAAGGAAATTTCGTCATCGCTGAAGGAGCTCGACCGAGAGGATCTGGGCAAAATCATTGCCCTGAAGTCAGTTGAACAAGAGCTGTCGGACGCCGTACGCATTGCCGAGAAGGCTGCAGCGGGAAGCGCTCTCGCCGGAGGTCTGGTGAAGCAGGATGGCAAACTCAACTTCGTGGTCGTCGTCGCCAGTGGTGATCGCTTGAAGGAGGTCATGCTCGAACCGCCCAGAGTCGGTAAGGAAAAGTCAGCTCGCCAATAG
- a CDS encoding NUDIX hydrolase encodes MTKSSKLVAAKRGKVLLVRRRSDGLWMFPGGRRRARETGKDCLKREIKEELPKLKLGRLSLWKEVTAKNKRSGRRMSDAIFIAKNAKGRLAIGDKKEIDRAAWQKPRGLRLTPTSRYIRDRLFPRKQQRRR; translated from the coding sequence ATGACGAAGTCTTCCAAACTGGTTGCCGCGAAGCGCGGCAAGGTCCTTCTGGTCCGACGTCGATCTGACGGGCTGTGGATGTTCCCCGGCGGACGCAGGCGTGCGCGCGAGACCGGCAAGGACTGCCTGAAGCGTGAGATCAAGGAAGAGCTGCCGAAGCTCAAGCTCGGCAGGCTCAGCCTGTGGAAGGAAGTGACGGCCAAGAACAAGCGTTCCGGCCGCAGGATGAGCGATGCGATCTTCATCGCCAAGAACGCCAAGGGAAGGCTCGCGATCGGCGACAAGAAGGAGATCGACCGCGCCGCCTGGCAGAAGCCGCGCGGACTTCGCCTGACGCCGACCTCGCGCTACATCCGCGATCGGCTGTTTCCAAGGAAGCAGCAGCGTCGGAGATAG
- a CDS encoding adenylate/guanylate cyclase domain-containing protein produces MNAPNIESVTPQSDGDVVSWLTNETRDQRFIDNIFAELCIRLQRTGIPLKRATMNLLIQHPQWLGARIIWADGKREAEITRVDYDVQQRSEYIGSPVYEIHQGADEVREKLERDPSQGRKHALYDDMRAQGLTDYVAWPLLHTLGKRHVVTFATDRAGGFDDAHIASLKTVLPVLALVSEIRMKNRLARTLLETYVGSHAGEMILAGATRRGSGTTVRAAIMICDLRDFTRISDSWPRDDVIDLLNDYFDAMSEPITRHGGEILKFIGDGLLAIFPLSDPKACANLLHAVSEARLAMAALSERNGMMGRAPMNYGIGVHVGDVMYGNIGSRTRLDFTVIGPAVNMASRLETLTKQLKKTVLLSRAFADLVEHDFALEHVGEHPVRGFSEPIELFAYNG; encoded by the coding sequence ATGAACGCCCCCAACATCGAGTCCGTCACGCCGCAGTCCGATGGCGACGTTGTCAGCTGGTTGACCAACGAGACGCGTGACCAGCGCTTTATCGACAATATTTTCGCCGAGCTGTGCATCCGGCTGCAGCGCACGGGCATTCCGCTCAAGCGGGCGACGATGAACCTCCTGATCCAGCATCCGCAATGGCTCGGCGCCCGGATCATCTGGGCCGACGGGAAACGCGAGGCCGAGATCACGCGGGTCGACTACGATGTCCAGCAGCGATCGGAATATATCGGCAGTCCGGTCTACGAAATCCATCAGGGTGCCGACGAGGTGCGCGAGAAGCTCGAACGTGACCCGTCGCAGGGCCGCAAGCACGCGCTCTATGACGACATGCGCGCGCAGGGCCTGACCGATTATGTGGCGTGGCCGCTGCTGCATACGCTCGGCAAGCGGCATGTCGTGACCTTCGCGACCGACCGTGCCGGTGGTTTCGATGATGCGCATATCGCCAGCCTGAAGACGGTGCTGCCGGTGCTGGCGCTGGTCAGCGAGATCCGGATGAAGAACCGCCTGGCGCGGACGCTGCTCGAGACCTATGTCGGGTCGCATGCCGGCGAGATGATCCTGGCCGGCGCGACGCGGCGCGGCAGCGGCACGACGGTCCGTGCCGCAATCATGATCTGCGACTTGCGGGATTTCACCCGGATATCGGACTCGTGGCCGCGCGATGACGTCATCGATCTCCTGAACGACTATTTCGACGCGATGTCGGAGCCGATTACGCGGCATGGCGGGGAAATCCTGAAATTCATCGGCGACGGCCTGCTCGCCATTTTCCCGCTCAGCGATCCCAAGGCCTGCGCCAACCTGCTGCACGCGGTGTCCGAGGCGCGGCTGGCGATGGCGGCGCTGAGCGAACGGAACGGCATGATGGGCCGGGCGCCGATGAATTACGGCATCGGCGTCCATGTCGGCGACGTCATGTACGGCAATATCGGATCGCGCACCCGGCTCGACTTCACGGTCATCGGTCCCGCCGTGAACATGGCATCGCGCCTCGAAACGCTGACCAAGCAGTTGAAGAAAACGGTGCTGCTGTCCCGTGCCTTCGCGGATCTGGTCGAGCACGATTTCGCGCTCGAACATGTCGGCGAGCATCCGGTGCGCGGCTTCAGCGAGCCGATCGAGCTGTTCGCCTATAACGGCTGA
- a CDS encoding amidohydrolase family protein encodes MSTTLFKNAALLDPLRSDLLEGHHVLVEDRLIKEVSDRPIEASADRVIDLKGKTLMPGLIDLHVHAVAVELDLSQQARMANVLVTLRSTMLLRGMLKRGFTTVRDAGGAGYALKQAIDTGLTDGPRLFVSGRALSQTGGHGDGRGRSDYLADPTCSCCVRVGAIARVVDGVDAVRKAVREELQMGADQIKIMASGGVASPTDPIGAFGYSEDEIRAIVAEAKARHTYVLAHAYTAEAIERAVRCGVRTIEHGNLVDLPTARLMAEQGAYVVPTLVTYEALATEGAKYGLPAASVAKVADVRDAGLRSLAIYREAGVKMGFGTDLLGPSQRLQSDEFRIRAELLGAQAVIHSATIVGAEVLGMEGKLGRIAPEAFADLLVVEGNPLREVTCLLGQGEHIPLVMKAGKAEVDRLGG; translated from the coding sequence ATGTCCACGACCCTCTTCAAGAATGCCGCGCTGCTCGATCCGCTGCGCTCCGATCTGCTCGAAGGGCACCACGTGCTGGTCGAGGATCGCCTGATCAAGGAGGTCTCCGACCGGCCGATCGAGGCCTCGGCCGATCGCGTCATCGACCTCAAGGGCAAGACCCTGATGCCCGGCCTGATCGACCTGCATGTGCACGCGGTCGCGGTCGAGCTCGACCTGTCGCAGCAGGCGCGGATGGCCAACGTGCTGGTGACGCTGCGCTCGACCATGCTGCTGCGAGGCATGCTAAAGCGCGGCTTCACCACCGTCCGCGATGCCGGCGGCGCCGGCTATGCGCTGAAGCAGGCGATCGACACTGGCCTCACCGACGGGCCGAGGCTGTTCGTCTCCGGCCGCGCGCTCAGCCAGACCGGCGGGCATGGCGACGGGCGCGGCCGCTCGGACTATCTGGCCGACCCGACCTGCTCCTGCTGCGTGCGGGTCGGCGCGATCGCGCGCGTCGTCGACGGCGTCGATGCGGTGCGCAAGGCGGTGCGCGAGGAGCTGCAGATGGGCGCCGACCAGATCAAGATCATGGCGTCGGGCGGCGTCGCGTCGCCCACCGATCCGATCGGTGCATTCGGCTATTCCGAGGACGAGATCCGCGCCATCGTCGCGGAAGCGAAGGCGCGGCACACCTATGTGCTGGCGCATGCGTACACCGCGGAGGCGATCGAGCGCGCAGTGCGCTGCGGCGTGCGCACCATCGAGCACGGCAATCTGGTCGATCTTCCGACTGCGCGCCTGATGGCGGAGCAGGGCGCCTATGTGGTGCCGACGCTCGTTACCTATGAGGCGCTGGCCACCGAAGGCGCCAAGTACGGCCTGCCTGCGGCGAGTGTCGCCAAGGTCGCCGACGTGCGCGACGCCGGCTTGCGCTCGCTTGCGATCTATCGCGAGGCCGGCGTCAAGATGGGGTTCGGCACCGACCTGCTGGGGCCATCGCAGCGGCTGCAGAGCGACGAATTCCGGATCCGCGCCGAGCTGCTCGGTGCGCAGGCCGTGATCCATAGCGCGACCATTGTCGGCGCCGAAGTGCTCGGCATGGAAGGCAAGCTCGGCCGCATCGCGCCGGAGGCTTTCGCCGACCTGCTGGTGGTCGAGGGCAATCCGCTGCGCGAAGTGACCTGCCTGCTCGGCCAGGGCGAGCACATCCCGCTTGTCATGAAGGCCGGCAAGGCCGAGGTCGACCGGCTGGGCGGGTAG
- a CDS encoding lytic murein transglycosylase, with amino-acid sequence MIRGWQIATSALAIVVMVATLGAEANAAQCGNGPGGFEAWKEQFAGEARAKGVGATAIDALMQAHYASATIAADRGQRSFGLSLEQFMAKRGSATIVARGRSLKQSQAALFASIQQRYGVPPGPLIAIWGMESGFGSQRGNQNMLSSIATLAYDCRRPEFFTDQLYAALKLIDRGSLSGSTRGSMHGEIGQTQFMPKNVLAYGTGNLDVAANALSSTANFLRANGWRAGAGYQPGEPNFAAIEAWNAAGVYQKAIAIMGRQIDGGQ; translated from the coding sequence ATGATCAGGGGCTGGCAGATTGCGACGTCGGCGCTCGCCATCGTCGTGATGGTTGCAACGCTGGGCGCAGAAGCCAACGCGGCGCAGTGCGGCAACGGGCCCGGCGGATTCGAAGCCTGGAAGGAGCAGTTTGCCGGCGAGGCGAGGGCCAAGGGCGTCGGCGCCACCGCGATCGACGCGTTGATGCAGGCACATTACGCCAGTGCGACGATCGCCGCCGATCGCGGCCAGCGCAGTTTTGGCCTGTCGCTCGAGCAGTTCATGGCCAAGCGTGGGTCTGCGACCATCGTGGCGCGCGGCCGTTCGCTGAAGCAGTCGCAGGCGGCGCTGTTCGCCTCGATCCAGCAGCGCTATGGCGTGCCGCCGGGACCGCTGATCGCGATCTGGGGCATGGAGAGCGGCTTCGGCAGCCAGCGCGGCAACCAGAACATGCTGTCGTCGATCGCGACGCTTGCCTATGACTGCCGCCGTCCCGAGTTCTTCACCGACCAGCTCTATGCCGCGCTGAAGCTGATCGACCGCGGCAGTCTATCCGGCAGCACGCGCGGCTCGATGCATGGCGAAATCGGCCAGACCCAGTTCATGCCGAAGAACGTCCTCGCCTATGGCACCGGCAATCTCGACGTCGCCGCCAACGCGCTGAGCTCGACGGCGAACTTCCTGCGCGCCAATGGCTGGCGCGCCGGCGCCGGCTATCAGCCCGGAGAACCCAATTTCGCGGCGATCGAGGCGTGGAACGCGGCAGGGGTCTATCAGAAGGCGATCGCGATCATGGGACGGCAGATCGACGGCGGCCAATGA
- a CDS encoding autotransporter outer membrane beta-barrel domain-containing protein produces the protein MAALSALMPRSAAAQSWTGATGNDWTVGSNWTGGTAPAGGAVAVDKTSNIVLGVAAGATGTTGNFKFGGVTAGVDANLTIQNGATLTTTGNSLSIGNTNGTTSTVTVTGAGSQWIINGILNITAVGTNTLNIENGATVVAAGRLVVTSPGGTGTGTLNVSNATLVERGFGISILNAGGQANYDNAVIRAAANTAALTSGTAAQNNIAAGGLTIDSNGFLVIASVGFSGVGGLTKTGNGIFRFGGAGNSYTGDTVIEQGTLQLGSAAGSGNVLASSSRVVDNAIFDLSLTPDTNAHIQSLAGSSAGTVTLGTKDLILTNAHDSFAGTISGTGGLQLTGGTQALSGVQAYTGATTITSGTLALTDAGSIAASSQVIANGTFSIAGLSGAGTSIQRLSGSGGVDLGAKTLTITAAKDTFSGIIGGTGGLTLSGGSETLSGANTYNGVTTITAGTLALTGAGSISNSRVVTNAAFDISGLAGTGTSIQSLAGSGSVALGAKTLTLTNANDTFAGAIGGTGGLTFAGGTETLSGTNSYSGATTVNGGTLRAGAVNAFSAASAVTAGAGTTIDLNGFNQTIGGFSNAGTLQFGTTPGTTLTVAGNYAGNGGTLLFNTVLGGDGSATDRLVAGSTSGSSTVRINNAGGGGAQTGDGIKLIDVTGASNGIFTLAGNYSLQGQQAIVAGAYAYTLQKNGVATPTDGDWYLRSTLVPSSDPAAPTPLYQPGVPLYENYAQVLLGMNAPPSMQERVGNRYWGGGGPSEAMARMGVTPAAQADSSWTQSAFWGRVEGGQSSLRPSNITGSTANSDDFKAQAGLDGLALENSYGRLIVGLTLQYGLTTAYVNSFFGNGRIRAEGIGVGATATWYGDNGVYLDGQMQTMFYRGDLTSDLVGSMAHGNEGLGYAFSVEGGKRITIGNGFSLTPQAQLAYSKVEFDGFTDRFGALVSLGNADSLLGRVGLSLNYQKSWSDGARSDLYAIGNLHYEFLDGSNVDVAGTSFASANDRLWGSVGGGGSYSWANGRYTLFGEATYRASLQDAGNNHSYKSTAGLRVVW, from the coding sequence GTGGCCGCGCTCTCGGCACTGATGCCGCGGTCCGCCGCGGCGCAGAGCTGGACCGGCGCCACCGGCAACGACTGGACGGTCGGCTCGAACTGGACCGGCGGAACGGCGCCGGCGGGTGGCGCGGTCGCCGTCGACAAAACCTCAAACATCGTCCTCGGCGTGGCCGCTGGAGCGACGGGCACGACGGGTAACTTCAAGTTCGGCGGAGTCACGGCCGGGGTGGATGCCAACCTCACAATTCAAAACGGCGCGACACTGACAACCACCGGCAACTCGCTTTCGATCGGCAACACCAATGGCACGACGTCCACCGTGACCGTGACCGGAGCCGGATCGCAGTGGATCATCAATGGCATCCTTAATATCACCGCTGTGGGCACAAACACCCTCAACATCGAGAACGGTGCGACCGTTGTCGCAGCAGGCAGGCTCGTCGTCACCAGCCCTGGCGGCACCGGCACTGGTACCCTCAACGTCAGCAACGCCACGCTGGTGGAGCGTGGCTTCGGCATCAGCATTCTCAACGCGGGCGGTCAGGCCAACTACGACAACGCCGTCATCCGCGCGGCCGCCAATACCGCCGCCCTCACCAGCGGAACGGCTGCCCAGAACAACATCGCCGCGGGCGGACTGACCATCGACAGCAACGGGTTCCTCGTTATCGCCTCCGTTGGCTTCAGCGGCGTCGGCGGATTGACCAAGACCGGCAACGGGATCTTCAGGTTCGGTGGCGCCGGCAACAGCTACACCGGCGACACGGTGATCGAGCAAGGCACGCTGCAACTGGGGTCGGCCGCCGGCTCGGGGAATGTGCTCGCCAGTTCGAGCCGGGTGGTCGATAACGCAATCTTCGATCTTTCGCTCACCCCCGACACCAACGCCCACATCCAGAGCCTCGCCGGCAGCAGCGCCGGCACCGTCACGCTGGGCACCAAGGACCTGATCCTCACCAACGCTCATGACAGTTTTGCCGGGACGATCAGCGGCACCGGCGGGCTACAACTCACCGGCGGCACGCAGGCGCTGTCCGGTGTCCAGGCCTATACGGGCGCGACCACGATCACATCAGGCACCTTGGCGCTGACCGATGCGGGCTCGATCGCCGCCTCCAGCCAAGTGATCGCGAACGGCACGTTCAGCATCGCAGGCCTTTCCGGCGCGGGCACCAGCATCCAGCGGCTGTCGGGCAGCGGCGGCGTCGATCTCGGCGCCAAGACGCTGACCATTACGGCCGCGAAAGACACGTTCTCCGGCATAATCGGCGGCACCGGCGGGCTGACGCTGTCAGGCGGCAGCGAGACGCTGTCCGGCGCCAATACCTATAACGGCGTGACCACGATCACCGCAGGCACGCTGGCGCTGACGGGCGCAGGATCGATCAGCAATTCCCGCGTGGTGACGAATGCCGCGTTCGACATTTCCGGCCTCGCCGGGACCGGCACCAGCATCCAAAGCCTCGCCGGCAGCGGCAGCGTTGCGCTCGGCGCCAAGACGCTGACGCTGACTAATGCCAACGACACGTTCGCCGGCGCGATCGGCGGCACTGGCGGGCTGACGTTCGCAGGCGGCACCGAGACGCTGTCCGGCACCAACAGCTATAGCGGCGCCACCACAGTGAACGGCGGCACGCTGCGCGCCGGCGCGGTCAATGCCTTCAGCGCGGCATCTGCCGTCACGGCCGGCGCCGGCACCACGATCGACCTCAACGGGTTCAACCAGACCATCGGCGGCTTCAGCAATGCCGGCACATTGCAGTTCGGCACGACGCCGGGCACCACGCTGACGGTTGCCGGCAATTATGCCGGCAATGGCGGCACGCTGCTGTTCAACACCGTGCTCGGCGGCGACGGCTCGGCCACCGACCGCCTGGTCGCAGGCAGCACGTCGGGCAGCTCGACCGTGCGGATCAACAATGCCGGCGGCGGCGGCGCGCAGACCGGCGATGGCATCAAGCTGATCGACGTCACCGGCGCCTCCAACGGCATATTCACGCTGGCGGGCAACTACTCGCTGCAGGGGCAGCAGGCGATCGTCGCCGGCGCCTATGCCTATACCTTGCAGAAGAACGGCGTCGCGACGCCGACCGACGGCGACTGGTATCTGCGCTCGACCCTGGTGCCGTCGAGCGACCCGGCCGCGCCGACGCCGCTATACCAGCCCGGCGTGCCGCTTTACGAGAACTACGCCCAGGTGCTGCTCGGCATGAACGCGCCGCCGTCGATGCAGGAGCGCGTCGGCAACCGCTACTGGGGCGGCGGCGGCCCGAGCGAGGCGATGGCGCGGATGGGCGTGACGCCGGCGGCGCAGGCCGACAGTTCATGGACGCAATCGGCGTTCTGGGGCCGCGTCGAGGGCGGTCAATCCAGCCTGCGGCCGTCGAACATCACAGGCTCGACCGCCAACAGCGATGACTTCAAGGCGCAGGCCGGGCTCGACGGCCTCGCTCTCGAGAACAGCTATGGCCGCCTGATCGTCGGCCTGACGTTGCAGTATGGGCTGACCACAGCGTACGTGAATTCGTTCTTCGGCAACGGCCGCATCCGCGCCGAGGGCATCGGCGTCGGCGCCACCGCCACCTGGTATGGCGACAATGGCGTCTATCTTGACGGCCAGATGCAGACCATGTTCTACCGCGGCGATCTCACCTCCGACCTCGTCGGCAGCATGGCCCATGGCAATGAAGGCCTCGGCTATGCGTTCAGCGTGGAAGGCGGCAAGCGCATCACCATCGGCAACGGCTTCTCGCTGACCCCGCAGGCGCAACTCGCCTATTCCAAAGTCGAGTTCGACGGCTTCACCGACCGCTTCGGCGCGCTGGTCTCGCTCGGCAATGCCGACAGCCTGCTCGGTCGCGTCGGGCTGTCGCTCAATTACCAGAAGAGCTGGAGCGACGGCGCACGCTCCGACCTCTACGCGATCGGCAATCTGCACTACGAGTTCCTCGACGGCAGCAATGTCGATGTCGCGGGCACGAGCTTCGCCAGCGCCAACGACCGGCTCTGGGGCAGCGTCGGCGGCGGCGGCAGCTACAGCTGGGCCAACGGCCGCTACACGCTGTTCGGCGAAGCCACCTATCGCGCCAGCCTGCAGGATGCCGGCAACAACCACAGCTACAAGAGCACTGCCGGCCTCCGCGTGGTGTGGTGA
- a CDS encoding YciI family protein: MLYAILAYHVEAEVKSWSADEDAAVMAGLREVRQRLKGRLGPAARLGETRNASTLRGPGHGIVIDGPFSETKEQLLGFYVIDCADEAEAIAAARDLRSVNPSAVYEIRALKRYTPGAPFPETAGPSDA; the protein is encoded by the coding sequence ATGCTTTATGCCATCCTGGCCTATCACGTCGAAGCCGAGGTCAAGTCGTGGAGCGCCGATGAGGACGCAGCCGTCATGGCGGGTCTGCGCGAGGTCCGTCAACGGTTGAAGGGGCGGCTCGGCCCGGCTGCACGGCTCGGCGAGACCCGCAACGCCAGCACCCTGCGCGGGCCCGGCCACGGCATCGTGATCGACGGCCCGTTCTCGGAGACCAAGGAGCAGCTGCTGGGCTTCTACGTGATCGATTGCGCCGATGAAGCCGAGGCGATCGCCGCGGCGCGCGACCTGCGCAGCGTCAACCCGTCGGCGGTCTACGAGATCCGCGCGCTGAAGCGCTACACCCCCGGCGCACCGTTTCCGGAAACCGCGGGCCCAAGCGACGCGTAG
- a CDS encoding chloride channel protein: MGFPSNRQRRLFRIVSARWQRRAIFLLGGIAVGAAAVALAQLADLAQVAFSALVSHVRYASLVLTPAGFALSVYLTNRFFQNAQGSGIPQAIAARHLTDQTARESLVSLRIAAGKILLTLFGLLCGASVGREGPTVQIGASIMFALGRFSPRRQPGLILAGAAAGVAAAFNTPLAGIVFGIEEMSRAFETRTSSLIIGAVIAAGLTSLALMGNYTYFGTSATALRNGADWLAVPLCGVAGGLAGGLFSRILIAMARGFANPVGRAIKRYPVGFAAICGFAAAICGVASDGAIYGTGYQQVKSALEAGSQLPASFSVWKFLATTFASISGMPGGIFAPSLAVGAGLGSNIAPLFHGAPLAAIMLLGMVSYFAGVVQAPITAFVIVTEMTDNHAMVVPLMAAALIAHASSRLICKEGVYHALAKGFIDRAAPAQATTPA, from the coding sequence ATGGGCTTCCCCTCCAACCGCCAGAGGCGGCTGTTCAGAATCGTTTCCGCGCGTTGGCAGCGCCGGGCTATCTTCCTGCTGGGCGGCATTGCGGTCGGCGCGGCGGCCGTCGCGCTCGCCCAGCTCGCGGATCTGGCGCAGGTCGCCTTCTCCGCACTGGTGTCGCATGTCCGGTATGCCTCGCTGGTGCTGACGCCCGCAGGTTTCGCGCTCTCGGTCTACCTGACCAATCGCTTCTTTCAGAACGCGCAGGGAAGCGGCATCCCGCAGGCCATTGCCGCGCGCCATCTGACCGACCAGACCGCGCGCGAAAGTCTGGTTTCGCTGCGCATTGCCGCCGGCAAGATTCTGCTGACCCTGTTCGGCCTGCTGTGCGGCGCATCGGTCGGGCGCGAGGGACCGACGGTGCAGATCGGCGCGTCGATCATGTTTGCGCTCGGCCGCTTCTCGCCCCGGCGTCAACCGGGCTTGATCCTCGCCGGTGCGGCCGCGGGCGTCGCGGCTGCCTTCAACACCCCGCTGGCCGGGATCGTATTCGGCATCGAGGAGATGAGCCGCGCCTTCGAGACGCGAACCTCCAGCCTGATCATCGGCGCGGTGATCGCCGCGGGCCTGACGTCGCTCGCTCTGATGGGCAACTACACCTATTTCGGCACCAGCGCGACGGCCCTGCGCAACGGCGCCGACTGGCTCGCGGTCCCGCTCTGCGGCGTGGCCGGAGGTCTGGCGGGCGGCCTGTTCAGCCGCATCCTGATCGCAATGGCGCGCGGATTTGCCAATCCGGTCGGACGCGCGATCAAGCGCTATCCGGTTGGCTTTGCGGCGATCTGCGGATTTGCGGCGGCGATTTGCGGAGTTGCTTCCGACGGCGCGATCTACGGCACGGGATATCAGCAGGTCAAATCCGCGCTGGAAGCCGGGTCACAATTGCCCGCGAGCTTCAGCGTCTGGAAATTCCTCGCCACCACATTTGCCTCGATCAGCGGCATGCCGGGCGGCATCTTCGCGCCCTCGCTCGCGGTCGGCGCCGGGCTCGGCTCCAACATCGCGCCACTGTTTCACGGCGCGCCGCTTGCGGCCATCATGCTGCTCGGCATGGTTTCATATTTCGCCGGCGTGGTTCAGGCGCCGATTACGGCCTTCGTGATCGTCACCGAGATGACCGACAATCACGCGATGGTGGTGCCGCTGATGGCCGCGGCCCTGATCGCGCATGCGAGTTCGCGCCTGATCTGTAAGGAGGGCGTCTATCACGCCCTCGCCAAGGGATTCATCGATCGGGCTGCGCCGGCGCAGGCGACGACACCGGCCTGA